The following are encoded together in the Vigna unguiculata cultivar IT97K-499-35 chromosome 2, ASM411807v1, whole genome shotgun sequence genome:
- the LOC114167494 gene encoding histone H1: MSDVAGEAPVPAPAVEKPLEEVKAAKEKKTKAPKEKKPKQAKTAAHPPYFQMIKEALVALNEKGGSSPYAIAKYMEEKHKAVLPANFKKILGLQLKNQAARGKLVKIKASYKLSETAKKEKKETKVNAEKKESRPKRSRRATTAAPTSKKTEAVKKAGKKVGPKKSKKVTTPAKPKQPRSIRSPAKRARKATVTGA; the protein is encoded by the exons ATGTCTGACGTTGCCGGAGAAGCTCCCGTACCCGCTCCCGCCGTGGAAAAGCCACTGGAGGAGGTGAAGGCGGCGAAGGAGAAGAAAACTAAGGCTCCGAAAGAGAAGAAGCCGAAGCAGGCTAAAACTGCTGCGCATCCTCCTTATTTTCAG ATGATTAAGGAGGCTCTGGTGGCGCTGAACGAGAAAGGAGGATCGAGCCCTTATGCTATAGCGAAGTACATGGAGGAGAAGCACAAGGCGGTGCTCCCCGCGAATTTCAAGAAGATTCTAGGTCTGCAATTGAAGAACCAAGCCGCGAGAGGAAAACTCGTGAAGATCAAGGCCTCGTACAAGCTATCCGAAACCgcaaagaaagagaagaaggagaCTAAGGTGAACGCTGAGAAGAAAGAATCGCGTCCGAAACGTAGCAGAAGGGCAACCACCGCTGCTCCGACGAGCAAAAAAACTGAGGCGGTTAAAAAGGCCGGAAAGAAGGTTGGGCCGAAGAAGAGTAAGAAGGTGACGACTCCGGCGAAGCCCAAACAGCCCAGGTCCATTAGGTCTCCGGCCAAGAGGGCCCGGAAGGCTACCGTTACTGGCgcttga